GGACCTCCAGCCGAAACGCTCCTGATGGTCATCGAAGACCATTTCGATTTCCCACTCGGCAAGCATGCCCAGAGGCACCTGACCTTTGAAGAAAATCCCCTCGCCACGGAATTCCACTTTGTCCAGGTGGGTCAAAATCTGGGGGAGGCTCGGGAAGTTGCGAAGCTGGATGTACACCTCAGACAGGGGTTTTTGCAGAACCACGCTGTCTTCAAGGTAGATGTCTCCAGAGGAGGTAACCCCCGGCAGGTCTTCTTGTTCACGCAGTCCATTGTAAATCAGGGCCCCGCCAAGCCCGGCCAGTGCCAGACCCCGTTTGCCTTTCTGTTGCAGGCCCACCACCGCCAGCAACGCTCCACCTGCCACTTTCAAAATGCGTCTTGTGTTCATGGCCCCATTTTAATCGGAAGTGCCAGAGCTTGTTTGCCTGACTTCCCACAGCCCGGTTCTCTGGTGTGAAATTGCAATCCGAGACACCAAAAGCAACCCCTCCTGCAACTTCTAACCTGCACTTCCCGTATACCTGTTGCAAGATGACTCTGGCTTTTCTGGTTTT
This DNA window, taken from Deinococcus misasensis DSM 22328, encodes the following:
- a CDS encoding SRPBCC family protein, with protein sequence MNTRRILKVAGGALLAVVGLQQKGKRGLALAGLGGALIYNGLREQEDLPGVTSSGDIYLEDSVVLQKPLSEVYIQLRNFPSLPQILTHLDKVEFRGEGIFFKGQVPLGMLAEWEIEMVFDDHQERFGWRSKPGSMLDHAGSLTFQKIDENTTRVHVAVSYKLPRELMGVWKDQLTPERLRADLEAYKRKVERV